A section of the Pseudomonas sp. FP453 genome encodes:
- a CDS encoding glycerophosphodiester phosphodiesterase translates to MTLIYGHRGAKGEAPENTLTSFQECLKHGVRRCELDLHLSMDGELMVIHDPTLKRTTDRRGKVVEYSAADLVKMDARKGGPGWVKPCPIPRLEELFEQCDFDHWQLEVKSASRTRAATTVLAIREMAVRHGLMDKVTVTSSSREVLKAAVELTPDLSRGLVAEYAWLDPLKVAQNYGCEILALNWTLCTPERLEKAQRQGLHVSVWTVNEPALMRRLADFGVDSLITDFPGLATATLENY, encoded by the coding sequence GTGACCCTGATTTACGGCCACCGCGGTGCCAAAGGCGAAGCACCGGAAAACACCCTGACCAGCTTCCAGGAATGCCTCAAGCACGGCGTGCGCCGCTGCGAATTGGACCTGCACCTGTCCATGGACGGCGAGCTGATGGTCATCCACGACCCGACCCTCAAGCGCACCACCGACCGGCGCGGCAAAGTCGTCGAGTATTCGGCGGCGGACCTGGTGAAGATGGACGCCCGCAAAGGCGGCCCGGGTTGGGTCAAACCCTGCCCGATCCCGCGCCTGGAAGAATTGTTCGAGCAGTGCGACTTCGATCACTGGCAACTGGAAGTCAAAAGCGCCTCACGCACCCGCGCAGCCACCACCGTGCTGGCGATTCGCGAGATGGCCGTGCGCCACGGCCTGATGGACAAGGTCACGGTCACGTCAAGTTCGCGGGAAGTACTGAAAGCGGCGGTGGAACTCACCCCCGACCTGTCACGCGGCCTGGTGGCCGAATACGCGTGGCTCGACCCGCTGAAGGTCGCGCAAAACTACGGCTGTGAGATTCTGGCGTTGAACTGGACGTTGTGCACCCCTGAGCGTCTGGAAAAAGCCCAGCGCCAGGGCCTGCACGTGTCCGTGTGGACGGTCAATGAACCTGCGCTGATGCGCAGGCTCGCCGACTTCGGCGTAGATAGCCTGATTACAGACTTTCCCGGTTTGGCCACTGCCACCCTCGAGAATTACTGA
- a CDS encoding heavy metal sensor histidine kinase, translating to MIKRLSLASRLALLFAACTAVVSLLAGVLFNRASEAHFIELDQQQLDSQLVALRSTLQGVDSAESFARREAQLRAELSHQPDLTLRITRAGQRWFDGAPGMTLPEAPGLHSLQDAGTNYRVYNAPLTASQPDSPQLSLMLDITHHQHFLQRMQHLIWLTVGLSALATALLGAWAARSGLRPLRRMGEVAAGVSAHSLTQRLPQEQMPVELAELAQAFNAMLGRLDDAFQRLSAFSADIAHELRTPLSNLLTHTQVILTQPRPLEDYREALHSNLEELQWMAQLVNDMLYLAKADHGLLMPKREPLVLADEADTLLEFFALLAEDAQVSLVREGSAHTVGDRGMLRRAMSNLLDNALRFTPTGGEVRVRIEEGVRLTVENTGDGIPAALLPRLFDRFYRADPARHEGSSEHAGLGLAITQSIVRAHGGRIFCESGKGWTRFVIELPAPD from the coding sequence TTGATCAAGCGCCTGTCCCTGGCCAGCCGCCTGGCGCTGCTGTTTGCGGCGTGTACTGCGGTGGTCTCGCTGCTCGCCGGCGTGCTGTTCAACCGCGCCAGCGAAGCGCATTTCATTGAGCTCGACCAACAACAGCTCGACAGCCAGCTCGTGGCCCTGCGCAGCACCTTGCAGGGCGTGGATTCGGCCGAATCCTTTGCCCGTCGCGAAGCCCAACTGCGCGCCGAACTCAGTCACCAACCCGACCTCACCCTGCGCATTACCCGCGCGGGCCAGCGCTGGTTCGACGGCGCACCAGGCATGACCTTGCCCGAAGCCCCCGGTCTGCACAGCCTGCAAGACGCCGGCACCAACTACCGGGTGTACAACGCGCCGTTGACGGCCAGCCAACCTGACTCACCGCAACTGAGCCTGATGCTCGACATCACCCATCACCAACACTTCCTGCAACGCATGCAGCATCTGATCTGGCTCACTGTTGGCCTCTCGGCACTCGCCACCGCATTGCTCGGTGCCTGGGCCGCACGCAGCGGGCTGCGGCCGTTGCGGCGCATGGGCGAAGTGGCGGCAGGTGTATCGGCCCATTCTCTGACCCAACGCCTGCCCCAGGAGCAGATGCCGGTAGAACTGGCAGAACTGGCCCAGGCCTTCAATGCCATGCTCGGCCGCCTGGACGACGCCTTCCAGCGCCTCTCGGCGTTCTCCGCCGATATCGCCCATGAGCTGCGCACACCGCTGTCGAACCTGTTGACCCACACCCAAGTCATCCTCACCCAGCCGCGCCCGCTGGAGGACTACCGCGAGGCGCTGCACAGCAATCTGGAAGAGCTGCAATGGATGGCGCAATTGGTCAACGACATGCTGTACCTGGCCAAGGCAGACCACGGTTTGCTGATGCCCAAGCGTGAGCCGTTGGTATTGGCCGATGAGGCGGACACCTTGCTGGAGTTTTTTGCGTTGCTGGCGGAGGACGCCCAGGTCAGCCTGGTGCGCGAAGGTTCTGCGCACACGGTAGGCGATCGCGGCATGTTGCGTCGGGCGATGTCGAATCTGCTGGATAACGCCTTGCGGTTTACCCCGACAGGGGGTGAGGTGCGGGTAAGGATAGAGGAAGGCGTGAGGCTGACTGTTGAAAATACCGGGGACGGTATTCCAGCGGCGTTGCTGCCGAGGCTGTTTGACCGATTCTACCGGGCGGACCCGGCGCGCCATGAGGGCAGCAGCGAGCATGCGGGATTGGGGTTGGCGATTACCCAGTCGATTGTGCGGGCGCACGGCGGGCGGATTTTTTGTGAATCGGGGAAGGGTTGGACCAGGTTTGTGATTGAGTTGCCAGCTCCAGATTGA
- a CDS encoding PilZ domain-containing protein, translating into MSTLDEEERREYYRIDDMIALQIKSLSAPEAASKEVLQDESPLFNLLSELHLSEFEAQHLLRQISEKDRSLAAFLKVQNKRLDLLSQVMAQSLRTAVGEPQPVIISEGGIDFQHPTPLAPGAHLAVKLVLMPQALGLLLRARVTHCDPKGAGFDVGTEFESMTDAQRQLLARYILQKQAQERRLAREQSDAQDT; encoded by the coding sequence ATGTCGACATTAGATGAAGAAGAGCGCCGCGAATACTACCGTATCGACGACATGATCGCACTTCAAATCAAAAGCCTGTCCGCCCCCGAAGCGGCGAGCAAGGAAGTGTTGCAGGATGAGTCGCCGCTGTTCAATTTGCTCAGCGAACTGCACCTCAGCGAATTCGAAGCCCAGCACCTGCTGCGCCAGATCAGCGAGAAAGACCGCAGCCTCGCCGCCTTCCTCAAAGTCCAGAACAAACGCCTGGACCTGCTCAGCCAGGTCATGGCGCAAAGCCTGCGCACGGCCGTTGGCGAGCCGCAGCCGGTGATCATTTCCGAAGGCGGCATCGACTTCCAGCACCCTACCCCGCTCGCCCCCGGCGCACACCTGGCGGTCAAGCTGGTGCTGATGCCCCAGGCGCTCGGCCTGCTGCTGCGCGCGCGGGTCACCCATTGCGATCCCAAAGGCGCTGGTTTTGACGTGGGCACGGAGTTCGAATCCATGACCGACGCCCAACGCCAGCTGCTCGCCCGCTACATCCTGCAGAAACAAGCCCAGGAACGCCGCCTGGCGCGGGAACAAAGCGACGCCCAAGACACCTGA
- a CDS encoding plastocyanin/azurin family copper-binding protein gives MALRTPLLLAGCLLVASFAALADSAHTYAFGHAAAAGQATRTVEVTLQDISFSPKSLDVKAGETVRFVLVNKGQLLHEFNLGDAAMHAEHQKEMLQMQASGMLTATGMGKMDHSAMGHGAMMKHDDPNSVLVEPGKTAELTWTFTRSTGLEFACNLPGHYQAGMVGALNVE, from the coding sequence ATGGCGTTGCGTACACCCCTGTTATTGGCGGGTTGCCTGTTGGTGGCGAGTTTTGCTGCGCTGGCGGACTCGGCGCATACCTATGCATTCGGCCACGCGGCAGCGGCCGGCCAGGCCACGCGCACCGTGGAAGTGACCTTGCAGGATATTTCTTTTTCGCCCAAGTCATTGGACGTAAAAGCCGGTGAGACCGTGCGCTTTGTCCTGGTCAATAAAGGCCAACTGCTCCACGAGTTCAACCTGGGTGACGCGGCGATGCATGCCGAACACCAGAAGGAAATGTTGCAGATGCAGGCCAGCGGCATGCTCACAGCCACGGGCATGGGCAAGATGGATCACAGTGCCATGGGCCATGGCGCGATGATGAAACACGATGATCCCAACAGCGTGTTGGTCGAGCCGGGGAAAACCGCCGAGTTGACCTGGACCTTCACCCGGTCCACGGGCCTGGAGTTCGCCTGCAACCTGCCCGGGCATTACCAGGCGGGCATGGTGGGAGCGCTGAACGTCGAGTAG
- a CDS encoding heavy metal response regulator transcription factor yields the protein MKLLIVEDQPKTGHYLRQGLAEAGFTTELAADGTSGQHLALTGDYDLLILDVMLPGRDGWQILQAVRSAGLETPVLFLTARDAVEDRVHGLELGADDYLVKPFAFSELLARVRSLLRRGSSTPQETALQLADLRLDLIRRRVERDGQRIDLTAKEFALLELLLRRQGEVLPKSLIASQVWDMNFDSDTNIIEVAIRRLRLKVDDSFPNKLIHTVRGMGYVLEERFN from the coding sequence ATGAAACTGCTGATCGTCGAAGACCAACCGAAAACCGGCCACTACCTGCGCCAGGGCCTGGCCGAAGCCGGCTTTACCACCGAACTGGCGGCCGACGGCACCAGCGGCCAGCACCTGGCACTGACCGGTGACTACGATCTGCTGATTCTCGACGTCATGCTACCCGGTCGCGATGGCTGGCAAATCCTGCAAGCGGTGCGCAGCGCCGGCCTGGAGACGCCGGTGCTGTTCCTCACCGCCCGTGACGCCGTGGAAGACCGCGTGCACGGCCTGGAACTGGGCGCCGATGATTACCTGGTCAAGCCCTTCGCCTTTTCCGAACTGCTGGCTCGGGTGCGCAGCCTGTTGCGTCGTGGCAGCAGCACGCCACAGGAAACCGCCCTGCAACTGGCCGACCTGCGCCTGGACCTGATCCGCCGCCGCGTCGAGCGGGACGGCCAGCGCATTGACCTCACCGCCAAGGAGTTCGCCCTGCTGGAACTGTTGCTGCGCCGCCAGGGCGAAGTGCTGCCCAAATCGCTGATCGCCTCCCAGGTCTGGGACATGAACTTCGACAGCGACACCAACATCATCGAAGTGGCGATCCGCCGCCTGCGCCTGAAAGTCGACGACAGCTTCCCCAACAAGTTGATCCACACCGTGCGCGGCATGGGTTATGTGCTGGAGGAGCGTTTCAATTGA
- a CDS encoding lipoprotein-releasing ABC transporter permease subunit produces MFRPLSIFIGTRYTRAKRRNRFVSFISMTSMIGLALGVLAMIVVLSVMNGFQREMSSRILGMVPHATIVGVNPIDDWQPVAAAAMKNPEVTAAVPFTQMDGMFSYKGAMQPIEISGVDPAQEGKVSIVAQHIVQGKLEDLKPGEFGVVVGEITARRFRLNVGDKLTLIVPEISTAPGGITPRMQRLNVVGIFKVGAELDGSMALIHMADAAEIQHWQPNQVQSVRVAVKDLYAAPKVSADIAASLGAAYKADDWTHTQGSLFSAMKMEKTMIGLLLLMIVAVAAFNIIATLIMVVNDKGADIAILRTIGATPRQIMAIFMVQGTVIGIVGTLIGGVLGVIAALNVSALVGWMERVTGQHIFSSDVYFVSNLPSELQGGDVVLICTAGFVLSFLATLYPAYRAAKIEPAHALRYS; encoded by the coding sequence ATGTTCAGACCGTTATCGATTTTCATCGGCACGCGCTATACCCGCGCCAAGCGCCGCAACCGTTTTGTTTCGTTTATCTCGATGACCTCGATGATCGGCCTCGCCCTGGGTGTGTTGGCGATGATCGTGGTGTTGTCGGTGATGAATGGCTTCCAGCGTGAAATGAGCTCACGCATCCTCGGCATGGTGCCCCACGCCACCATCGTCGGCGTGAACCCGATTGACGACTGGCAGCCGGTGGCCGCTGCTGCGATGAAGAATCCCGAGGTGACTGCCGCAGTTCCCTTCACGCAGATGGATGGCATGTTCTCCTACAAGGGCGCGATGCAGCCGATCGAGATCAGCGGCGTCGATCCGGCCCAGGAAGGCAAGGTGTCGATCGTGGCCCAGCACATCGTGCAGGGCAAGCTGGAGGACCTGAAGCCCGGCGAGTTCGGCGTGGTGGTCGGTGAAATCACCGCCCGGCGTTTTCGCTTGAATGTGGGCGACAAGCTGACCCTGATCGTCCCGGAAATCAGCACGGCGCCGGGGGGGATTACCCCGCGCATGCAGCGCTTGAATGTGGTCGGTATCTTCAAGGTCGGCGCCGAGCTGGATGGCTCGATGGCCCTGATCCACATGGCTGACGCGGCTGAGATCCAGCACTGGCAACCGAACCAGGTGCAAAGCGTGCGCGTGGCGGTAAAAGACCTGTATGCGGCACCCAAGGTCTCGGCGGACATCGCCGCCAGCCTGGGTGCGGCCTATAAGGCGGATGACTGGACGCACACCCAGGGCAGCCTGTTCAGCGCGATGAAGATGGAAAAGACCATGATCGGCCTGCTGTTGCTGATGATCGTCGCCGTGGCGGCGTTCAACATCATCGCGACCCTGATCATGGTGGTGAATGACAAGGGCGCCGACATCGCCATCCTGCGCACCATCGGCGCCACGCCACGGCAGATCATGGCGATCTTCATGGTGCAGGGCACGGTGATCGGCATCGTCGGCACCTTGATCGGCGGCGTGCTCGGCGTGATTGCGGCGCTGAACGTGAGTGCGCTGGTGGGCTGGATGGAGCGGGTGACCGGGCAGCATATCTTCAGTTCGGACGTGTACTTTGTCAGTAACCTGCCTTCGGAGCTGCAAGGTGGGGATGTGGTGCTGATTTGCACGGCGGGGTTTGTGTTGAGCTTTTTGGCGACGCTGTATCCGGCGTATCGGGCGGCGAAGATTGAGCCGGCGCATGCCCTGAGATATTCGTAG
- a CDS encoding DUF4404 family protein, translating into MPDRKKLEEQVEILRGQLEQEPPLSEEKRTALEALIAKFELQLELEPATQTPSISDDVNLAAVEFESEHPLIAGTLRNIVTTLGNIGI; encoded by the coding sequence ATGCCAGATCGCAAAAAACTGGAAGAACAGGTCGAGATCCTGCGCGGGCAGTTGGAACAGGAACCGCCCCTTTCGGAAGAAAAACGTACAGCACTGGAAGCCTTGATCGCCAAGTTCGAGCTACAACTGGAACTTGAACCGGCTACCCAGACACCCAGTATTTCCGACGATGTGAACCTGGCGGCTGTGGAATTCGAATCCGAGCACCCGCTGATTGCCGGGACGCTGCGTAACATCGTGACCACCTTGGGCAACATCGGGATCTGA
- the lolD gene encoding lipoprotein-releasing ABC transporter ATP-binding protein LolD, whose translation MSEKAILSCRNLGKSYEEGPESVVVLSDLQLELHPGERVAIVGSSGSGKSTLLNLLGGLDTPSHGSVWLAGEELSALGEKARGQLRNRSLGFVYQFHHLLPEFTALENVCMPLLIGKTAIPEARQRAKALLERVGLGHRLEHKPAELSGGERQRVAIARALVNNPGLVMLDEPTGNLDSHTAQGIKDLMLELSTQMRTAFLVVTHDMSMARQMDRVLHLQEGHLVAI comes from the coding sequence ATGAGTGAAAAAGCAATCTTGAGCTGCCGCAACCTGGGCAAATCCTACGAGGAAGGCCCGGAATCGGTGGTGGTGCTGTCAGACCTGCAACTGGAGTTGCACCCGGGCGAGCGCGTGGCGATTGTCGGCAGTTCCGGCTCTGGCAAAAGTACCTTGCTGAACCTGTTGGGCGGCCTTGATACGCCGTCCCATGGCAGCGTATGGCTGGCCGGTGAAGAACTGTCGGCCCTCGGTGAAAAGGCCCGTGGCCAGTTGCGCAACCGGTCGCTGGGTTTTGTGTACCAGTTCCACCACTTGCTGCCCGAGTTCACCGCCCTGGAAAACGTGTGCATGCCGCTGTTGATCGGCAAGACCGCGATTCCGGAAGCCCGTCAGCGCGCCAAAGCCTTGTTGGAACGCGTCGGCCTGGGCCATCGCCTGGAGCACAAGCCGGCCGAACTGTCCGGCGGTGAACGCCAGCGTGTGGCCATCGCCCGTGCCCTGGTCAACAACCCGGGCCTGGTGATGCTCGATGAGCCCACCGGCAACCTCGACTCCCACACAGCCCAAGGCATCAAGGACTTGATGCTGGAGTTGAGCACGCAGATGCGCACCGCGTTCCTGGTGGTGACCCATGACATGAGCATGGCCCGCCAGATGGACCGTGTGTTGCACCTGCAGGAAGGTCATCTGGTCGCTATCTGA
- the queF gene encoding NADPH-dependent 7-cyano-7-deazaguanine reductase QueF (Catalyzes the NADPH-dependent reduction of 7-cyano-7-deazaguanine (preQ0) to 7-aminomethyl-7-deazaguanine (preQ1) in queuosine biosynthesis), with amino-acid sequence MHPAAEHSPLGKSSEYISTYTPSLLFPIPRAAKWAELGLSAETLPYKGVDFWNCFELSWLLPSGKPVVAIGEFSIPADSPNIIESKSFKLYLNSLNQTAFADTASLEATLRTDLGAAAGKPVGVRIRSLVEIEAEGVMALPGVCIDELDISVSNYEHPRPELLRCDDSRIVEESVHSHLLKSNCPVTSQPDWGSVVVEYRGSALDHASLLEYIVSFRQHSDFHEQCVERIFLDLQRLLKPETLTVYARYVRRGGLDINPYRSTEDVAFQNVRLARQ; translated from the coding sequence ATGCATCCCGCAGCCGAACATTCGCCGCTGGGCAAGTCCAGTGAATACATCTCCACCTACACCCCGTCGTTGCTGTTTCCGATTCCTCGCGCCGCCAAATGGGCCGAGCTGGGCCTGAGCGCCGAGACCCTGCCCTACAAGGGCGTGGACTTCTGGAACTGCTTCGAACTGTCCTGGCTGCTGCCGTCGGGCAAGCCGGTGGTGGCCATCGGTGAGTTCAGCATCCCGGCTGACTCGCCGAATATCATCGAGTCCAAGTCCTTCAAGCTGTACCTCAACTCACTGAACCAGACCGCGTTCGCCGACACGGCGAGCCTGGAAGCGACCCTGCGCACCGATCTCGGCGCCGCTGCCGGCAAGCCGGTCGGTGTGCGCATCCGCAGCCTGGTCGAGATCGAGGCCGAGGGCGTGATGGCGTTGCCGGGCGTGTGCATCGATGAGCTGGACATCAGCGTCAGCAACTACGAGCACCCGCGCCCGGAGCTGCTGCGTTGCGATGATTCGCGCATCGTCGAGGAGAGCGTGCACAGCCACCTGCTCAAATCCAACTGCCCGGTGACCAGCCAGCCCGACTGGGGCAGCGTGGTGGTGGAGTACCGTGGGTCAGCGCTGGATCACGCCAGCCTGCTGGAATACATCGTGAGCTTTCGCCAGCACTCGGACTTCCATGAGCAGTGTGTGGAGCGGATCTTTCTCGACCTGCAACGTCTGCTCAAGCCTGAGACGTTGACGGTGTATGCGCGTTATGTGCGGCGTGGTGGGTTGGATATCAACCCGTACCGCAGTACTGAGGATGTGGCGTTCCAGAACGTGCGCCTGGCCCGGCAGTAA
- a CDS encoding lipoprotein-releasing ABC transporter permease subunit, whose protein sequence is MFRPLFVFIGTRYTRAKRRNHFVSFISLTSMIGLALGVVVMIVVLSVMNGFDHEMRTRVLGMVPHATIEGDAPISDWQSLADKVKQNPKVLAVAPFTQMQGLLTNDGKVQKILLNAIDPAQERNVSIIDKFMLSGKLDDLAPGEFGIVIGDKAAAKLGVNLGDKLTFVAPEVTVTPAGMFPRMKRFTVVGTFHVGAGEIDGYLGLTNLTDLARLHRWKPDQVQGLRLKFNDLFDAPRTSWEIAQHLGESQYYARDWTRTHGNLYQAIRMEKAMIGLLLLLIVAVAAFNIISTLVMVVNDKKGDIAILRTLGATPGQIMAIFMVQGTVIGVVGTLIGTAVGILAALNVSAAIAGLETLIGHKFLNADVYFIDYLPSQVQAQDVLMVGGAALVLSFLATLYPAWRAARTQPAQALRYE, encoded by the coding sequence ATGTTCAGACCTCTCTTCGTATTTATCGGCACGCGTTATACCCGTGCAAAGCGTCGCAATCATTTTGTGTCGTTCATTTCCTTGACCTCGATGATCGGGCTCGCCTTGGGCGTGGTCGTGATGATCGTGGTGCTGTCGGTGATGAACGGCTTCGATCATGAGATGCGTACCCGCGTGCTGGGCATGGTGCCCCACGCGACCATCGAGGGCGATGCGCCCATCAGTGACTGGCAAAGCCTGGCCGACAAGGTCAAGCAGAACCCCAAGGTGCTGGCCGTCGCGCCATTTACCCAGATGCAGGGGCTGCTGACCAACGACGGCAAGGTGCAGAAGATCCTGCTCAATGCCATCGACCCGGCCCAGGAGCGTAACGTCTCGATCATCGACAAGTTCATGTTGTCGGGCAAACTCGATGACCTGGCCCCTGGCGAGTTCGGCATCGTGATCGGTGACAAGGCCGCGGCCAAGCTCGGTGTGAACCTGGGCGACAAGCTGACCTTCGTCGCCCCGGAAGTCACCGTGACCCCGGCCGGCATGTTCCCGCGCATGAAGCGCTTTACCGTGGTGGGCACCTTCCACGTGGGCGCCGGCGAAATCGACGGCTACCTCGGCCTGACCAACCTCACCGACCTGGCCCGCCTGCATCGCTGGAAGCCGGACCAGGTGCAGGGCCTGCGCCTCAAGTTCAATGACTTGTTCGACGCCCCGCGTACCTCGTGGGAAATCGCCCAGCACCTGGGCGAATCCCAGTACTACGCCCGCGACTGGACCCGCACCCACGGCAACCTGTACCAGGCCATCCGCATGGAAAAAGCCATGATCGGCCTGCTGTTGCTGCTGATCGTCGCCGTGGCCGCGTTCAACATCATCTCCACGCTGGTCATGGTGGTGAACGACAAGAAAGGCGACATCGCCATCCTGCGCACCCTTGGCGCCACGCCGGGGCAGATCATGGCGATCTTCATGGTGCAGGGCACGGTGATCGGCGTGGTCGGTACCCTGATCGGCACTGCCGTCGGCATCCTGGCCGCGCTGAACGTCAGCGCTGCCATCGCCGGCCTCGAAACCCTGATCGGCCACAAGTTTCTCAACGCCGACGTCTACTTCATCGATTACTTGCCGTCCCAGGTGCAGGCCCAGGATGTGCTGATGGTGGGCGGCGCCGCGTTGGTATTGAGTTTCCTTGCCACCCTGTATCCAGCCTGGCGCGCGGCACGTACCCAGCCAGCACAGGCCTTACGTTATGAGTGA